A window of the Hordeum vulgare subsp. vulgare chromosome 5H, MorexV3_pseudomolecules_assembly, whole genome shotgun sequence genome harbors these coding sequences:
- the LOC123400016 gene encoding RHOMBOID-like protein 2, with translation MEGGGDGKGRAATAAGGGGFGGYESAGDRKWWPWLVPTVIVACVAVFVVEMWVNDCPRHGSALGGGCVAGFLRRFSFQPLRENPLLGPSSTTLGKMGALDWNKVVHQHQGWRLISCIWLHAGLIHLVVNMLSLLFIGIRLEQQFGFVRIGAIYLLSGFGGSVMSALFLRNNYISVGASGALFGLLGSMLSELLMNWTIYSNKVAAIITLLFIIAINVAIGILPHADNFAHIGGFLTGFLLGFVLLARPQFGWLERSELPHTNQPPKYKPYQYVLWVVAFVLLLVGFTISLVMLFKGKNGNDGCHWCHYLNCVPTSRWKCDT, from the exons ATGGAGGGGGGCGGCGACGGGAAGggccgggcggcgacggcggcggggggaGGAGGGTTCGGCGGGTACGAGTCGGCCGGGGACCGAAAGTGGTGGCCCTGGCTCGTGCCCACCGTCATCGTCGCCTGCGTCGCCGTCTTCGTCGTCGAGATGTGGGTCAACGACTGCCCCAGGCACGGCAGCGCGCTCGGCGGCGGCTGCGTCGCGGGTTTCCTCCGACGCTTCTCCTTCCAGCCGCTCCGCGAGAACCCGCTCCTCGGGCCATCCTCCACCAC TTTGGGGAAAATGGGAGCTCTTGACTGGAACAAGGTCGTCCATCAGCACCAGGGGTGGCGTCTCATTAGCTGCATCTGGCTCCATGCTGGTCTCATCCATTTGGTTGTGAACATGCTAAGTCTGCTGTTTATTGGGATTCGTCTTGAGCAGCAATTTGGGTTTG TTCGCATTGGTGCCATCTACCTACTGTCTGGTTTCGGTGGCAGCGTAATGTCCGCACTTTTCCTACGGAATAACTACATCTCCGTTGGTGCATCGGGAGCTTTATTTGGGCTGCTTGGTTCTATGCTTTCTGAGCTACTTATGAACTGGACCATTTACTCCAACAAG GTTGCAGCCATAATAACTCTTCTGTTTATAATCGCGATCAACGTGGCGATTGGGATACTGCCGCATGCTGATAACTTTGCTCATATTGGTGGATTCTTGACCGGGTTCCTTTTGGGGTTTGTTCTGTTGGCAAGGCCACAATTTGGTTGGTTGGAACGCAGTGAGCTGCCCCATACTAATCAGCCTCCCAAGTACAAACCATACCAATATGTCCTGTGGGTTGTGGCATTCGTCTTGCTGCTTGTCGG GTTCACGATTTCATTGGTGATGCTCTTCAAGGGCAAGAACGGGAACGACGGCTGCCACTGGTGCCACTACCTGAACTGCGTGCCGACGTCGAGGTGGAAGTGCGATACCTAG